GACGCCATGGCCGAGTCGATCGAGACCGACGACCAGCGGACGTTCACCGTCACGATCGAGGACGGCTGGACGTTCAGCGACGGCACCCCGGTCACCGCGAAGTCGTATGTGGACGCCTGGAACTACGGCGCCCACCTCGACAACGCGCAGATCGCCAGCTATTTCTTCCAGTTCATCGAGGGCTACGACGAGGTCCACCCGGCCGACGAGAACGCCGAGGTCACCGCGGACACGCTCAGCGGCCTGGAGGTCGTCGACGACCACACCTTCACGGTCCGGCTCACCGAGCCGTTCTCGCTCTGGCCGGAAACCCTGGGGTACGCCGCGTACGCGCCGCTGCCGCGCGCCTTCTTCGACGACCACGAGGCATGGCTGGACAAGCCGATCGGCAACGGCCCGTACAAGATCGACTCGTACCGGCGGAGCCAGAGCATGCGGCTGGTGCGCTACGAGGAGTACGCCGGGGACGACAAGGCCCGCAACGACGGCGTGGAACTGCGGGTCTACACCGACAACAACACCGCCTACACCGACCTCCAGGCCGGCAATCTCGACCTGATCGACGACGTGCCCGCCTCCCAGCTCGCCAACGCCGAGAGCGACCTCGGGGACCGCTATATCAACCAGCCGGCCGGCATCATCCAGACCCTCGCCTTTCCGCTCTACGACAAGGACTGGAAGGGCGAGGACGGCGCCAAGCTCCGCCGGGGCCTGTCGATGGCGATCAACCGCGAGGAGATCACCGCCCAGATCTTCCACGACACCCGCACCCCCGCCACCGACTTCACCTCGCCGGTGCTCGGCGAGGCCGGCGGCTACCGGGACGGGCTGTGCGGCGACGTCTGCTCGTACGACCCGGAGGGCGCGCGCGAGCTGATCGAGGAGGCGGGCGGCCTGCCGGGCGGCAAGGTCACCATCACCTCCAACGTGGACACCGGCTCGCACCGCCAGTGGATGGACGCGGTCTGCAACAGCGTCAACAACGCGCTGAACGACACCGGCGCCTGCACCGTCAACCCGGTGCCCACTTTCGCGGACTTCCGCAACCGCGTCACCGGCCACGAGATGACCGGCATGTTCCGCACCGGCTGGCAGATGGACTACCCGCTCATCCAGAACTTCCTCCAGCCGCTGTACTACACCGACGCCTCCTCCAACGACGCCGGTTACAGCAGCGAGGAGTTCGACCGCCTCATCGACGAGGCCAACGCGGCGAGCGAGGAGGACGAGGCGATCGAGAAGTTCCAGCAGGCCGAGGAGGTTCTGACCGAGGACCTGCCCGCCATCCCCCTCTGGTACCAGAACGGCACCGCCGGCCACTCCGAGCGCCTCAGCGACGTCAAGCTCAACCCCTTCTCCGTGCCCGTCTTCACCGACATCAAGGTGGACTGACCGCCATGGGACGCTATGTCGTCCGGCGCCTGCTCCAGATGATCCCGGTCTTCATCGGCGCCACCTTCCTGATCTTCGTCATGGTGTACGCGCTCGGCGATCCGGTCTCCGCGCTCTTCGGCGACCGGGGCCCCGACCCGGCCACCGCCAAGGCGCTGCGCGAGGAGTTCAACCTCGACAAGCCCGTCTGGCAGCAGTACCTGCTCTACATGGGCAAGATCTTCACCGGCGACTTCGGTACCGCCTTCAACGGGGAGCCGGTGACCGCGCTGATGGACCGGGCGTTCCCGATCAGCTTCCGGCTGATGGTGATCGCGCTCGTCTTCGAGATGCTCATCGGGATCGCGCTCGGGGTCATCACCGGCCTGCGGCGCGGTCGTTCGCTGGACACCTCGGTGCTGGTCCTCACCCTCGCCGTCATCGCGGTCCCCACCTTCGTGCTCGGCACCACGGCGCAGTACTTCCTCGGCGTCGAGTTCGGCTGGATCGACCCGGCCGTCAGCCCCGAGGCGCGGTTCGACGAGCTGATCGTCCCCGGGCTCATCCTCTCCCTCGTCTCGCTCGCCTATGTCACCCGCCTGACCAGGACCTCCGTCGCCGAGAACACCCGGGCCGACTACATCCGCACCGCCGTCGCCAAGGGCCTGCCGCGCCGCCGGGTGACCGTCCGCCACCTGCTGCGCAACTCCCTGATCCCCGTGGTCACCTACCTCGGCGCCGATGTCGGCACGCTGATGGCCGGCGCCATCGTCACCGAGCGGATCTTCAACATCCAGGGCGTCGGCTACCAGCTCTACCAGGGCATCCTGCGGCAGAACTCGCCCACCGTCGTCGGCTTCGTGGTCGTCCTGGTGCTGATCTTCCTGCTCGCCAACCTGCTCGTCGACGTGCTGTACGCCGTGCTCGATCCGCGGATCCGCTATGCCTGACCAGGAGCAGCCGTCCGCGCGGCCTTTCGGGGCGCAGGAGGACGCCGCCGCCCGGGCCGTGTCCGCCGGCACCGCGACGCCGGAGCCCGGAGCGGCCCGCAGCCTGTGGGGCGACGCCTGGCACGATCTGCGGCGCGACCCGGTCTTCATCGTCTCGGCACTGCTGATCGTCTTCCTCATCCTGATCTCGCTCTGGCCGGGGCTCATCGCGAGTGAGGACCCGCAGCGCTGCCAGCTCGGCCGCTCGCTCCAGGGCCCCACGTCCGGGCACTGGTTCGGCTTCGACACCCAGGGCTGCGACGTCTACACCCGCACGGTGCACGGTGCCCGCGCCTCCATCGCGGTCGGCGTCTGCGCCACCCTGGGGGTGGCGCTGCTCGGCGCGGTGGTCGGCGGCCTGGCCGGGTTCCTCGGCGCCTTCTGGGACACGCTGCTCTCCCGCCTGACCGATGTCTTCTTCGGCATCCCGATGGTGCTGGGCGCCATCGTCTTCCTGAGCATGATCACGCTGTCCGGGATCTGGCCCGTGGTCCTGGTCATCGCCGCGCTCGGCTGGCCGCAGATCGCCCGCATCGCCCGGGGCTCGGTCATCACCGCCGCGCGGAACGACTACGTGCACGCCGCCCGCGCGCTCGGAGCGAGCAACACCCGGATGCTGCTGCGGCACATCACCCCCAACGCGGTCGCGCCGGTCATCGTGATGGCGACGATCATGCTGGGCACGTTCATCGCCCTGGAGGCCACCCTCAGCTACCTCGGCGTCGGCCTGCGCCCCCCCACGGTCTCCTGGGGCGTGGACATCTCGGCGGCCTCGGACGGCATGCAGTTCCGCAACGCGCCGCACATCCTGCTCTATCCGGCCGCCGCGCTCAGCGTCACCGTGCTGGCCTTCATCATGCTCGGCGACGCGGTCCGGGACGCGCTCGATCCCAAGCTCCGTTGACCGCGGAAGATCGGCGAACCGACGAAAGGAACGTGATGCTCCTCGACGTGCGCGATCTGCGCGTGGAGTTCCGCACCCGGGACGGGGTCGTGGGCGCGGTCAACGGCGTCAGCTACTCGGTGGACGCGGGTGAGACGCTGGCGGTGCTGGGCGAGTCCGGCTCGGGGAAGTCGGTGACCGCGCAGGCCGTGATGGGCATCCTGGACTCGCCGCCCGGCCGCGTCGCCGGTGGCGAGATCCGCTTCCAAGGCCGTGACCTGCTGACGCTCGGGCGGGAGGAACGGCGGCGGATCCGTGGCGAGAAGATGGCGATGATCTTCCAGGACGCGCTGTCCGCGCTGAACCCGGTGCTGTCGGTGGGGTATCAGCTGGGTGAGATGTTCCGGGTGCACCGGGGGATGTCGCGCAAGGACGCCAGGGCGAAGGCGATCGAGCTGATGGACCGGGTCCGCATCCCGGCGGCGAGGGAGCGGGTGAACGACTATCCGCATCAGTTCTCCGGCGGCATGCGCCAGCGCATCATGATCGCGATGGCGCTCGCCCTCGAACCCGAGCTGATCATCGCGGACGAGCCGACGACGGCGCTGGACGTCACGGTGCAGGCCCAGGTGATGGACCTGCTGGCGGAGCTCCAGCGCGAGTACCGGATGGGGCTCATCCTCATCACGCACGACCTGGGCGTGGTGGCGGACGTGGCCGACAGGATCGCGGTGATGTACGCGGGCCGGATCGTGGAGAACGCCCCCGTGCACGAGCTGTACAAGCGGCCGGCCCACCCGTACACCAAGGGCCTGCTGGAATCCATCCCGCGCCTGGACCACAAGGGGAAGGAACTGCTCGCGATCAAGGGGCTTCCCCCCAACCTGCTGCACATCCCGGCCGGCTGCCCCTTCCACCCCCGCTGCCCGCGGGCGCGGGACGTGTGCCGGCACGATCCGCGGCCGCCGCTGTACGAGGAGGTCGGTCCCGGCCGGTCGAGTGCCTGTCACTTCTGGAAGGAGACGATCGGTGAGTGACCGCCCGCGCCGGGAGGCGATCCTGGAGGTGCGCGACCTGGTCAAGCACTTCCCGCTGACCCAGGGTGTCGTGTTCCGGCGGCAGATCGGGGCGGTCCAGGCGGTCGACGGGGTGTCGTTCGACCTGCACCCCGGCGAGACGCTCGGGATCGTGGGGGAGTCGGGGTGCGGCAAGTCCACCGTGGCGAAGCTGTTGATGAATCTGGAAAGGCCGACGGCCGGTCACATCCGCTACAAGGGCGAGGACATCTCAAAGCTTTCCGGGCGGGCTTTGAAGGCGGTGCGGCGCAATATCCAGATGGTGTTCCAGGACCCCTATACCTCGCTGAATCCGAGGATGACGGTCGGGGACATCGTGGGGGAGCCGTTCGAGATCCATCCCGAGGTGGCGCCGAAGGGCGACCGGCGCCGCAAGGTGCGGGAGCTGCTCGATGTGGTGGGGCTGAATCCCGAATATGTGAACCGCTATCCGCACCAGTTCTCCGGCGGACAGCGGCAGCGCATCGGCATCGCCCGGGGCCTCGCGCTCAACCCGGAGATCATCGTGGCCGACGAGCCGGTCTCGGCGCTCGACGTCTCGGTGCAGGCCCAGGTGATCAACCTGATGGAGCGATTGCAGGACGAGTTTGACCTGTCCTATATGTTCATCGCCCATGATCTGTCGATTGTGCGGCACATTTCCGACCGGGTCGGGGTGATGTATCTAGGGAAGATCGTGGAAATCGGGACGGATCTCGCGATCTATGAGCACCCCACGCATCCGTACACGCAGGCACTGCTGTCGGCCGTTCCCGTGCCGGATCCGGCGCTGAGTCACCGCCGGGAGCGCATCATTCTCGCCGGAGATGTGCCTTCTCCAGCCAATCCGCCCTCCGGCTGCCGTTTCAGGACGCGCTGCTGGAAAGCTCAGCAGCTCTGCGCGGACGTGGAGCCGCCCCTGGCGGTGCCCGTCGAGTTCGCGCGGGCGACCGGGCCTGTCGCACATCCCTCCGCCTGCCACTTCGCGGAGGAGAAACGGCGTGTGGCGCACATGTGAGGTGCACCGGGGCGACGCGGACCCAATGGCCGCGCCGCCCCGGTCTACGGCACCCGCACGGCCGTACCGCCTCAGTCTGGGACGTTCGCATATCGGTATAGGGTCTTGGGTGTTGCTGCCTTGTTAACAGGCGCGGTCGCACCTTGTCGGCACATTTCGTGATGCCCTGAGATCGCGTCAAGCACGTTCGCGTGTCAATCCGCACAACCTTGGCTCACCAATTGACCGTCATAGGTTTATACCACCGCTATCCCTTGACGGGAATCTCTGCGTTTTGCCACAGTCGCGATCTACTCGCATCACACGGCATGTCCACACAGTCGCAGGGGAGTTGGGGGAGACATGGTGCCCAGCGAAACCCGGGCCGTCGAAGCCGAACTGGTCGGCCGCTCGCCGGGGCAGCTCATCTGGCGACGCTTCCGCCGCGACCGCGTCGGCGTCATATCCGCTTTTGTCGTGCTGTTCTTCTTTCTGGCCGGTCTGTGCGCGCCGCTCATCTCGAAGCTCTACGGCAAGGACCCGTACACACGCTACGGCCAGATCGAGAGCGGGCTGCTGAACGGCTTCGGCTATCCCGTCAAACCGAATGGCGGGATGGACGGCGAATTCTGGTTCGGTCTCGAACCGTTCCTCGGCCGGGATGTATTCACGCAGCTTCTCTACGGAATCCGCACATCCCTGCTGATCGCTCTGGCGGTCACCGTGCTGGCCACGCTGACCGCCATCGTGCTGGGCATCGCGGCCGGATATCTGGGCGGGCGCTGGGACTTCTTCATCAGCCGTTTCATCGACCTGCTGATGGCTTTCCCCCAGCAGCTCTTCTTCGTCGCGTTCCTGCCCATCGTCGCCACGCTGTTCGTCGATCCCCGCGAGGAGACCCCCACCTGGGTGCGGGTGGTCTCCATCATCGCGGTGCTCTGGGTCCTCGGCTGGATGACGCTGGGCCGGATCCTGCGCGGCGCCACCCTCGCCCTGCGGGAGCGGGAGTTCGTCGAGGCGGCCAAGGTGAGTGGGGCGTCGCCCTGGCGGATCATCCGCAAGGAGCTGCTGCCGAACGTGGTCTCGCCGATCCTCGTCCAGGCCACCTACATGCTGCCCAACTTCGTGACCACCGCGGCGGCGCTGTCCTTCCTCGGCGTCGGCCTGGTCGAGCCGACGCCCGACTGGGGCCGGATGTTCGCCATCGGCGCGGAGGTCTACGAAGCCGACATCACCTACATGTTCTTCCCCGGGGTCTCGATGGTGATCTTCGTCGTCGCCTTCAACCTCCTCGGGGACTCGGTCCGCGACGCCTTCGACCCGAAGTCGCACCGCTGACGACGCTCCGACCCCGACAACGCTCCGACTTCCGACAACGAATGGCAGGTGCCAGGAACCATGAGCCAGAGATCACTGCGCGGAGGGCGCGCCACAGGCGTGACCCTCGCGCTGGCGGGGGCGTTGATCCTCAGCGCCTGCAGCGGCGGCGGGGGAGGGGACGACGGTGACGGCGAGGAGGTCCCGGGGCCCGAGACGCTGGAGTCCATAGCCTTCGGCGACGTCGAGGCGTCCACCGGGCCGGCCGAGGACGTGCCCGGCGCGGAGCCGGGCGGAACGATCCGCGTGCTCCAGGAGACCGGCCCCAACCACCTCGACCCGGCGCAGATCTACGTCTCCGACGAGTCCAGCGTCGCCAAGCTTTTCCACCGCGGCCTCACCACCGTCCGGCTGGACAACGACGGCGACTACACGGTCGTCGGCGACCTGGCCACCGACTCGGGCGAGGTGTCCGACGGCGGTCGCACCTGGACGTACACGCTCAAGGACGACATCTACTTCAACGACGGCTCGGAGGTCACCTCCGCCGACGTCCGGCACACCTTCGAGCGGCAGTTCGCCGAATTCATCACCCAGGGACCGACGTTCATCCAGCAGTGGCTGGCGAACACCGGCGGCGCCGAGTACCGCGAGCTGCTGCCCGGCGGCCCGTACGAGGGCGACCACCTGCCCGACACCATCCTGGAGACGCCGGACGAGGACACCGTCGTCTTCCACTTCGAGGAGCCGCAGACCGACCTGCCGTACGCCCTGTCGATGATCGGCTACGCGATCGTCTCCGAGGAGGGCGACACCCAGGAGCAGTACGACCAGGAGCCGCTGACCACCGGCCCGTACCAGATCGCGGAGCACCGGCCCGGCCGTTCCATGACGCTGACCAGGAACGAGTACTGGGAGCCGGAGACCGACGCGGCCCGCACCGCCTACCCGGACCGGTACGAGCTGACGTTCGGCCACACCACGGACGACTCGACCCAGCGCCTGATGGCCGACAACGGTGACGACCGGTACGCCATCAGCTTCAACAACGGCGTCGACCCGGCCAACGCGCCCGAGGTCTCCTCCAACGCCGCGTACCAGGAGCGCCTGGTCCAGGGCTACCAGCCCTACGTCGCCACCCTCGCGATCAACACCGAGCGGGTGACCGACAAGCGCGTCCGCGAGGCCATCGCCCTCGCGGTGC
Above is a window of Streptomyces sp. NBC_01803 DNA encoding:
- a CDS encoding ABC transporter permease, which encodes MVPSETRAVEAELVGRSPGQLIWRRFRRDRVGVISAFVVLFFFLAGLCAPLISKLYGKDPYTRYGQIESGLLNGFGYPVKPNGGMDGEFWFGLEPFLGRDVFTQLLYGIRTSLLIALAVTVLATLTAIVLGIAAGYLGGRWDFFISRFIDLLMAFPQQLFFVAFLPIVATLFVDPREETPTWVRVVSIIAVLWVLGWMTLGRILRGATLALREREFVEAAKVSGASPWRIIRKELLPNVVSPILVQATYMLPNFVTTAAALSFLGVGLVEPTPDWGRMFAIGAEVYEADITYMFFPGVSMVIFVVAFNLLGDSVRDAFDPKSHR
- a CDS encoding ABC transporter substrate-binding protein — translated: MSQRSLRGGRATGVTLALAGALILSACSGGGGGDDGDGEEVPGPETLESIAFGDVEASTGPAEDVPGAEPGGTIRVLQETGPNHLDPAQIYVSDESSVAKLFHRGLTTVRLDNDGDYTVVGDLATDSGEVSDGGRTWTYTLKDDIYFNDGSEVTSADVRHTFERQFAEFITQGPTFIQQWLANTGGAEYRELLPGGPYEGDHLPDTILETPDEDTVVFHFEEPQTDLPYALSMIGYAIVSEEGDTQEQYDQEPLTTGPYQIAEHRPGRSMTLTRNEYWEPETDAARTAYPDRYELTFGHTTDDSTQRLMADNGDDRYAISFNNGVDPANAPEVSSNAAYQERLVQGYQPYVATLAINTERVTDKRVREAIALAVPLNGVLNAYGGTFGGEYAGGYISPLLPGYEDGYDPYGKLATPQGDPEAARALLEEADAVGYQLNYVHHTATEDSRAAVAIADALEQAGFDVSETEVPQETYYDTIGVVDNGYDIYRSNWGHDWLSSSTVIPPLFDGRQIQDGASNYSHLASEEVNAEIDRIRSITDPAEAATAWFELNKTILEDYLPAVPLYYYKQNILHGSLVGGAVFNDDLGTVDMNRLFVIQD
- a CDS encoding ABC transporter ATP-binding protein — encoded protein: MPVTSGRRRSVSDRPRREAILEVRDLVKHFPLTQGVVFRRQIGAVQAVDGVSFDLHPGETLGIVGESGCGKSTVAKLLMNLERPTAGHIRYKGEDISKLSGRALKAVRRNIQMVFQDPYTSLNPRMTVGDIVGEPFEIHPEVAPKGDRRRKVRELLDVVGLNPEYVNRYPHQFSGGQRQRIGIARGLALNPEIIVADEPVSALDVSVQAQVINLMERLQDEFDLSYMFIAHDLSIVRHISDRVGVMYLGKIVEIGTDLAIYEHPTHPYTQALLSAVPVPDPALSHRRERIILAGDVPSPANPPSGCRFRTRCWKAQQLCADVEPPLAVPVEFARATGPVAHPSACHFAEEKRRVAHM
- a CDS encoding peptide ABC transporter substrate-binding protein produces the protein MRGSIRTRLISAVAGVVAAALTATACGGGDGSGGGGGGSFVRASWGDPQHPLEPANTNEVQGGKVLDMIFRGLKRYNPETGEAEDAMAESIETDDQRTFTVTIEDGWTFSDGTPVTAKSYVDAWNYGAHLDNAQIASYFFQFIEGYDEVHPADENAEVTADTLSGLEVVDDHTFTVRLTEPFSLWPETLGYAAYAPLPRAFFDDHEAWLDKPIGNGPYKIDSYRRSQSMRLVRYEEYAGDDKARNDGVELRVYTDNNTAYTDLQAGNLDLIDDVPASQLANAESDLGDRYINQPAGIIQTLAFPLYDKDWKGEDGAKLRRGLSMAINREEITAQIFHDTRTPATDFTSPVLGEAGGYRDGLCGDVCSYDPEGARELIEEAGGLPGGKVTITSNVDTGSHRQWMDAVCNSVNNALNDTGACTVNPVPTFADFRNRVTGHEMTGMFRTGWQMDYPLIQNFLQPLYYTDASSNDAGYSSEEFDRLIDEANAASEEDEAIEKFQQAEEVLTEDLPAIPLWYQNGTAGHSERLSDVKLNPFSVPVFTDIKVD
- a CDS encoding ABC transporter ATP-binding protein translates to MLLDVRDLRVEFRTRDGVVGAVNGVSYSVDAGETLAVLGESGSGKSVTAQAVMGILDSPPGRVAGGEIRFQGRDLLTLGREERRRIRGEKMAMIFQDALSALNPVLSVGYQLGEMFRVHRGMSRKDARAKAIELMDRVRIPAARERVNDYPHQFSGGMRQRIMIAMALALEPELIIADEPTTALDVTVQAQVMDLLAELQREYRMGLILITHDLGVVADVADRIAVMYAGRIVENAPVHELYKRPAHPYTKGLLESIPRLDHKGKELLAIKGLPPNLLHIPAGCPFHPRCPRARDVCRHDPRPPLYEEVGPGRSSACHFWKETIGE
- a CDS encoding ABC transporter permease, with product MPDQEQPSARPFGAQEDAAARAVSAGTATPEPGAARSLWGDAWHDLRRDPVFIVSALLIVFLILISLWPGLIASEDPQRCQLGRSLQGPTSGHWFGFDTQGCDVYTRTVHGARASIAVGVCATLGVALLGAVVGGLAGFLGAFWDTLLSRLTDVFFGIPMVLGAIVFLSMITLSGIWPVVLVIAALGWPQIARIARGSVITAARNDYVHAARALGASNTRMLLRHITPNAVAPVIVMATIMLGTFIALEATLSYLGVGLRPPTVSWGVDISAASDGMQFRNAPHILLYPAAALSVTVLAFIMLGDAVRDALDPKLR
- a CDS encoding ABC transporter permease, translating into MGRYVVRRLLQMIPVFIGATFLIFVMVYALGDPVSALFGDRGPDPATAKALREEFNLDKPVWQQYLLYMGKIFTGDFGTAFNGEPVTALMDRAFPISFRLMVIALVFEMLIGIALGVITGLRRGRSLDTSVLVLTLAVIAVPTFVLGTTAQYFLGVEFGWIDPAVSPEARFDELIVPGLILSLVSLAYVTRLTRTSVAENTRADYIRTAVAKGLPRRRVTVRHLLRNSLIPVVTYLGADVGTLMAGAIVTERIFNIQGVGYQLYQGILRQNSPTVVGFVVVLVLIFLLANLLVDVLYAVLDPRIRYA